AAAATGCTAAATCGTATAATGAATGTGATGCATTGGGGGTCATTTCAGGAGTGGCAGCaaggagaggggaaaatgaTGGGAGATTTCGATGAGAGCATATGACACCAAATGCTGTTCACAGGGAAACTAAatactcattcatttattcagctccactatttgttatttctttgtgAGGTTTGTGTAAAGGGGGCCCACACCACCCTGGGTAGGAGAGGTCTGGTGAGTCACCTGTCCTCCACAGTGCAGAAATAAGTTCTAAACAGATATTTAAGGAGAAGATACATAAAAtagaatgaaaaatatatatagctACTGCATTATCATCTCTGTTCTGCTTTCAGTGTGCCATTACAATCCACTCTGAGCAGCAGCCCCACAGAAATGCATCTTTTCATATTAAATTGGCCTTGTTCTCTGAAGAGCCATCACCATGGTGAAGTGTCTTCATGGCcactgctttctttttttcagagaggagatgagcagaagggaaaaggaaatcgtcctgtattagatatacTCTATTGAAATTGAAATGcgtggcacagaggaataaaggAGAGATTAATGTGAAGCTTCTTATAAGCAGATGTGATTTGTGGGAAACATTCACCAGCATCTCCTGTCCTCTGGGCTTTCTTTCCCCTCCATCTTTTGCCAGCAACTTTAGAGAGACTCTGTTAACTCTTGTTATCCAATCAGACTTGTCAGCCACTGCTTTTTACAACACTTGTCTTCCCATCCCAAATTAAATGGAATACTCTTGTTGGAAAATAGCAGAAGATGTCTCTACACTTTGTAATCAGTTCTTTGGGGTTATATAGTAGGTTGTGATGCTGGcctagtgagtgtgtgtgtgtgtgtgtgtgtgtgtttgtgtgtgtgtgagagagagagagagagagagaatcgaCCGCTCTTGTTTTAGCAACAGTAAATCAATACTTTCTCAGAGTAAAACCAAAGCGCACTGTCCAGTCCCTGCAGTTTGCTGTTAAGCATCTATTGGATTTTAGAAAGCGCGCATCACATGCCTACGCAACTAGTTTTCCACTGACTTCATGAAGTCCTGGCACCTCCAGAAATATGACCTATGACTAGAAACCTTTACGCATAGATAGACTGCTGATACGTGTTTAACTGCTCGTTTTACTCAGACGCTCCCTCGGCACACACCTTACCTAAGGCTATactagggtgtgtgtgtgtgtgtgtgtgtgtgtgtgtgtgttgagagagagagagagagagagagagagagtccagcGTGCTGCAACAACTCAACTTGCAGTGGAGGGAGCGGAGAGGACGTGTGTGGCAAGTCGCAGCTGgcctggctgtgtgtgtgtgtgtgtgtgtgtgtgtgcggcggATGTAAATcgtgctgctgtgttttttagtgAAACGCATAGATGATGAGAGGACGTTCGGCCGATTAATAAGGGAGAGTACAGCTCCTGGCAAACATCGCCTGGCACACATTACAGTGTAATCTCCTGCTCGAGGGATGGACGGGCTGCAGGCAGAAAATGCTGGAGTTGGCGACATCGGGGAAAACGCGGAGGAAAAGTATCGCGCTCTCGCCTACGACACCGCTCTGAGCACTTTGGTGGCGGTGGCCGTCTACGTGGTGGTGAAAGTGAGCCTGGACGGGATCAGACAGTGGCGGGCCAAAATCTCGGTGCTCATCGTGGGTTCGGGACCTGTGGGGCTGACGGCCGCGCTGGTCGCTGTCCGCTCCGGGAAGGTGCTGAAACTGACCGTGCTGGACGAGAGGTACCGGGCTGCCCTGCTCTGCCGACCCCAGCAGATCGCCCTGGATCCCCGCAGCGTGAAGTTTCTGCTGGGACTCGGGGTGGACTTTGATAACATGGAGGGCTGCTGGCACAACGAGCATTTTTTCACCAGGATAGGGGTGTTTCAGGAGTACCTGCTGAGCATCCTGGAGCAGAAGAAACAGAAGGTGGACGTCAAAGTGCAACTGGGAACCAAGGTACAGCCGCTTCACTGATTTCAACTCACAGTTTAGCGTGACGTAACGTTATGAATCATCTAATGGTCTGTGTTACATTAACAGCAATGTTTACAATACTGGAAAGGTAGGGCTTTAAAAAAATCCCGATGTTCTGCTCTCACAAATCCTACTCAAATTTCCTCTTTAAATTTCTCTTATGCAAAGGTATCAATAATACATAGAAATCAGTGATCTAGAAATAATGTGTGGTGACTTTGTGGGGAGGAGAGACACACTACCTCATCTTGTAATGACTGTGCCTTCATAATCTGTCAAAACCTGATCCTCCCTGAGTTACATCGGTCAAAGAAAAGAGGCTGGTGTGTGCCTCCACTCCAGCAGGGGTCTGATAGCTATCAGCAGTGATGGTGACAGAGATGTCTGTTCCCGTGTCCAATCAGAAGCCCCAGTCTCCCCAGGCTCTTCAGTGAACCTGAACAAGGCTGCTGTCCGAGATTGTAGCTCACTCCTTCCTTTTCCTGACATTTAAAGAGCCTTTTGAATTTTTATGCTGCTTTCAACATGAGCCGCTTTGCCCTTAAAGCACCctgaaacatattttcatcaacagaattttgttcagttttcattGTTAGTTTTCAATTAATACTTAAGGAGCAATCCATTCAGCATTTGATTTTCTGTAGATCCATTTCCTCATTTACAACCAACCTACTGGAGATATACTGTTCTACAATTCTCCCAAAACGTCTCCTCACACTACATTGTATAATATCAGACTGAAAGTGGGCTCATCAGTTGAAATAACCTGTTATGTAAGCTGACCTCAAACCTGAGGAGGCCTGCTTCAGTTTCTAGGCCAGTTGGATGTAAAAAGACAGAATAATAGTAAACAAATTCCAATCCAAGCATATTATAGCATCAAAATAAACTGGATTTTAAAATCTAATCCTGTTTGGATTCAAAAGGATTTAATTATGACTTTCAgtgagggattttttttaaggGTTTCCCCGAAACCAAATGCCTGGTTTTAGAACACACATCAGGTGTGGGACTAATTTTGATCTAAGCATTATGATGTAATAACAAATGTTATCCTTGGTTTATTTGTGAAGCCCTCACTGTGGACACTCACACCATGAGAACAATAACATCAGAACAACCCCCCTGGTTGGACCTCAACCTAGAACAAAGAAATAACCCActaacataaaaacaatgacTAAATGTGAAGTGAATATTTGTGTCATGACTGGAAACCTTTTTCATTTCTCACTGCTCCATTAAAGTTGAGTGTCACTGTAGATATTATGACAGTGCTTTTATTGcacattgatgttttttttcctgccattCTTCAGACAGTAGAAAACAACTATCTAGTTTGTATACTTGTGTTGctactctgctctgctctggaCAGCAGCTATTTCTTCCCCCTCAGCTCTAGTGTCATTCCTGTTAGCTGCTATCCAATGACTCACCAAACTTGTGCCCGTCAGTGCTTCAAAGGTGAGAATGCAAAAGAGGTCATTTAAATCACCTGTTCTCTGCAGTCTAAATGGATTAAACATAGATCTTTCAGGCTCTGAGCCATTACAGACCCTGTAAGGTCCTTTCATTCTTcctttcagtctgtcagtctttcCCCAAGTCACTTTGTTCCGCTCTTTCTCGTCCTCTGCACAGGCAAGTACCTGGCGTTTTACTGAGGGGCAGCGATGCATACTCAGGCATAATAATAAATCTCTCTGAGAGATGCACTGTTGCCAAGACAAGCACAGGCTCCGGAGTCCATTTTAATGGCTTGTATGAGTATATTACAATACAACCCACCTGTCTCTTAGATTAATAGGCAGTGGTAGAGGAAGAAATCAAATCATATGGTTACATAACAGTTGTGATAATAGAAAATGTTACTAATAGCAACTCTACAAGTATTATCAGTTAGATTTATATAACATGAAATAACAGTTAAAGTAGTTTATTTTCAGAACTTTTTAATACTGTCACTCTAACCTATAGAGATGAGACAATTAGtaagttgattgacagaaaattagtCAGATCAGTCCATTAATCCTTTAAGGAGTTTCTTCTctgtcaaaaatgacaaacaagcTGCTTTTTGTTGTCTTATGTGATAGTAAACTTAATATCTCTGGCTCTTTGTGTCATGATGCGGCAGCTGAGTAGCgacgaccaggcacacctgcgcagcctcccacacctgtctccactttcccctcaccactctccctatttaacctgccctctgttttcccttcctcgcCAGTTCTTCATTGCAGTTCACCACTGATCATGCCAGAAGCTCCAGGCTGTTCTAacgcctcctgctgctcccccGTTTCTCGTCCCTAGCGTGTTTCCACACCGCTGTGCCTCCCTTGGgtccctggctgtttcctcgccctgtctctcttgtgtgctctccctgtgctccaggtcgcTCACGTGGTCTCTCCTGTGTCGTTCCTCCTGCTCCCCTGGTCCCTGCCTGGTCGTCCTGGCTCTCGAGCTCCAGCCCGTCCTCCCGGCTTCCCTCGTCTGCCTTCTACCTGCGTTATTCCCCGGGCCCCGCTCTGGTCacggacccagaccctgccagacccaccgctcttttggcggcctctttgtgttcttccccagcccttttggctccttgttttctttggacaataaagcgccctggtgaatccgcatctttgagtcctccctttttcagcgcCAAGGCGCTTCATAACAGAAGAACTGGCCAACAGAATGGACTCAGCGGACAATCTCACCGGGGTGGACCTGAGAGAATTCATCCTACAGCAGAGCGCTTGCCTCCGCCAGCATGAGCAGGCCCTCTCCCTGCTGCAGACTGAGAACCAACACCTCCACACGAAGCTCAACGAGCTTGTCCGCTGCCGCGGCGGTTCCCTCGGCCGTGGCCACTGCTTCACGCTCCCCTGAACCCCGCCTACCTCACCCCGAGGTCTACGACGACACCCTGGGGAATTGTCGAGGCTTCCTGCTCCAGTGCCAAAAGTCTTCGCCCTCAAGCCGCTGTGTTATGACACCGAGCACAAAAAGATCAGCTATGTGGTCGGGCTGCTACAGGGACGCGCCCTCGCCTGGGCAGAGGCAGAGGGTTCCCAGAGACCCTGGAGCACTCGCTCCCTCAACGACTTCCTGACTCTGTTCCGTGCGGTGTTTGACTTGCCCGACCACGCCGGCAATGTCGCCCAGCGCCTCCTCGCCCTCTCTCAGGGGACCCGGTCGGTGGCAAAATACGCGGTGGAGTTCCGGATCCTGGCTGCGGAGACCGGGTGGGACGAATCCGCCCTTCGGGGCATCTTCATCCGGGGACTCGCCGAGCGGCTCAAGGATGAGCTCGCCGCCCGGGACGAACCGTCGACGCTGGACGCCCTCGTATCCCTCGCGGTGCGCCTGGACAACGCTCGGGAGAGGCACGCCACCTCCACCAGCCGGCCGGCTCCACCGCCCCCCCCCTCCTCGGCGTCTCCGGTCTTCCACGGCCCCTGGCGGGGAGCGTGGATTATCCCCCGACACCTGTGAGCCCATGCAGCTGGGCAGGGCACGCCTCACCCcggaggagagagagtcacGAGTCAGGGAAGGTCGGTGCATTTACTGTGGTGCCCCTGGTCACTTCATGTCTGCCTCCCCGGTCCGCCCAAAAGGCCGGGCTCACCCCTAGTGCCGAGGTTAGTGGTGAGCAATACTCTAAGTAAGAATAAATCCCTGTTGTGGAGGCGGCCTGGTGCGCTAAGAATCGCATATCCCCCGAACCCCTGGAAGTCCCCCTAGTTGTCACCGCACTTGATGGTCACCGCCTTGCCCACGTCACCCATTGCACTCCTCCTCTAGAAGTTATAGTTTCTGGCAATGACCGCGAACACCTCcgttttttttatcctctccacttcctccacttCGGTGATCCTGGGGTTCCCTTGGTTCCAGCTCCACAATCCCCACATAGACTGGCGGGGGGGTCGGGTGCTGGGCTGGAGCGCCATGTGCCACGCTGTCTGTTTACAGTCGGCGCTTCCACCGGCGCCTGGCGTGGCCGCTCCAGTCCCGGATCCCTCCgacctcagctctgtgccccCCGAGTATCACGACCTCGCACCCGTCTTCTGCAAGCACCGCGCCACGTCACTCCCCCCTCACCGGCCGTACGACTGCTCCATTGACCTCCTCCCGGGCGCGTCATTCCCCTCCAGCAAGCTGTACAGCTTGTCGCGGCCCGAGAGGGAGTCAATGGAGCAGTATATCCGAGAGTCTCTCGCCGCGGGTCTCATCCggccctcttcttctcctctgggGGCCGGGTTCTTCTTCGTGGGGAAGAAGGACGGCTCTCTTCGGCCATGCATAGACTTCCGGGGTTTGAACCGCATCACCGTGCGTAATAAGTACCCGCCCCCCCTCCTGAATTCGGCCTTCGAGCTCCTCAGGAGCTCGATATTTTACTAAACTAGACCTGCGTAACGCATACCATCTGGTCCGAATTCGGGAGGGGGACGAGTGGAAAACGGGGTTTAATACCCCCCTCGGCCACTTCGAGTATCTCGTGATGCCCTTCGGCTTAACCAACGCGCCCGCGGTGTTCCAGCACCTGATTAATGACGTCCTCCGGGACTTCCTCAATCACTTCGTCTTCGTGTACCTTGACGATATCCTTCGTGTTTTCCCCCACCCTTGAAGCCCACCAGGTCCATGTCCGCTCTGTTCTCCAGCGGCTCCTGGAGAATCAGCTGTTTGTGAAAGCTGAGAAGTGCCTCTTCCACTCCACCACCGTCAGCTTCCTGGGGTTCTGTGTGGGTCCAGGACAAATCCTGGCCGACCCCGAGAAGGTCAAGGCGGTGGTGGAGTGGCCCCGTCCCTCCACCCGGCGCAAGCTCCAACAGTTCCTGGGCTTCGCTAACTTTTACCGGAGGTTCATCCGGAACTACAGCCAGCTCGCCTCCCCGCTCACCCAGCTCACCTCTCCTGCTAAGCCCTTTCACTGGTCTCCCCCGGCTGAGGCGGCGTTCGTAAAACTAAAAACTCCGCCCCTTCCACCGCCCCTATCATGACCCAGCCTGATCCCTCTAGACAGTTTATAGTAGAGGTAGACGCCTCAGACTCCGGGGTGGGGGCCGTCCTGTCCCAGCGCGCCGAGGAGGAGGGCAAGCTCCACCCCTGCGCCTTCTTCTCCCGCCGACTGTCCCCGGCAGAGCGGAACTATGATGTGGGGAACAGAGAGCTCCTGGCGGTGAAGCTGGCACTGGAGGAGTGGCGACACTGGCTAGAGGGGAGCGGAACAGCCATTCGTAGTGTGGACAGACCACAAAAATCTCTCCTACATCCAGTTCGCCAAGCGGCTCAACTCCCGCCAGGCACgctggcagctgtttttcacCCGTTTTAATTTCATATTGACTTTCAGACCAGGAACCCGCAACGCTAAGCCTGATGCGCTGTCCCGCCAGCACTCTCCCGACGAGGACATACCCTCTCCAGCCACTATCGTGTCGCCCTTCCGGGTGCTCGGGGCCGTTACCTGGGAACTCCAGAGCCAAATCCAGGAGGGACTCCGCACGGACCCTGACCCAGGTAACGGTCCCCCTAACCGGGCTTTTGTTCCCCAGGGAGCCCGTTCCGCCGTCCTCCAGTGGGCTCACTCCTCCCGCTGATCCTGTCACCCCGGACTCTCCCGGACCCTGCATCTCCTCCGGCGGTTCTTCTGGTGGCCCACTATTGAAGAGAATGCTCAGCGTTTCGTGGCAGCCTGCTCGGTCTGTGTCAGGGGAAAGGCCTCACATAGCCTTGGACTTTGTTTCTGGTTTGCCCCGCTCCCATGGTAACACCATCATCCTCACCATCATCGATCGCTTTTCtaaatctgttcattttgtcCCTCTCCCCAAGCTCCCCTCTGCCTCCGAGACAGCCCAACTCCTCGTCACCCATGTGTTTCGTCTCCATGGTATCCCCTTGGACATTGTCTCCGACCGCGGACCCCAGTTCACCTCCCGGGTCTGGAGGGCCTTCTGCCGGGCGCTGGGAGCCACAGTGAGCCTTTCATCGGGCTACCATCCCCAGACCAACGGGCAGACCGAGCGGGCAAATCAACACCTCGAGTCCAcgctcaggtgtgtctgtgcagcgGATCCCTCCTCCTGGTCGGAGCAGCTTCCCTGGGTTGAATACGCCCACAACACCCACACCTCTGCTGCCACCGGTCTCTCCCCCTTCGAAGCCTCACTAGGTTACCTGCCCCCACTGTTCCCggcccaggaggaggagatcgCGGTCCCGTCCGTTCAGCATCACCTCCGCCGCTGCCGCAACTGGCGTCGGACTCGCCAGGCGCTCCATCCGGACCACCGAACAGAACCGCCGGACCGCTGATCGCCACCGGACCCTGGCTCCCCTGTACCAGATTGGACAGTCAGTGTGGCTGTCCACCAGGAACCTCCCCCTGCAGGCCACCTCCAGGAAACTAGCTCCCCGGTACATCGGCCCTTTCCGCATCCTGGAGGTGGTCAATCCGGTGGTCCTCAAGCTGGACCTTCCCCCCTCCATGAAGGTCCACCCTGTCTTCCATGTGTCCCAGCTCAAGCCCCACCTCGGCGACCCACTGCAACCTCCGGCCCCCGCTCCGCCCCCTCCGCAGATCATCGACGGAGCGCCGGCATATACTATCAACCGCCTCCTTGATGTCCGGcggagggggcggggcttccAGTACCTGGTGGATTGGGAGGGGTATGGGTCGGAGGAGCGCAGCTGGGTTCCCACCGCTGCTATCCTGGATCCGGCATTAATAAGGGAGTTCCACGCCACACATCCGGACAAGCCCGCACCACGGGTGTTGCCTAGCTGACATTGGCGACTGGAAGCAGTCGTTAAGGGGGGGGGTACTGTCATGATGCCTCCT
Above is a window of Lates calcarifer isolate ASB-BC8 linkage group LG10, TLL_Latcal_v3, whole genome shotgun sequence DNA encoding:
- the si:dkey-234i14.6 gene encoding LOW QUALITY PROTEIN: uncharacterized protein si:dkey-234i14.6 (The sequence of the model RefSeq protein was modified relative to this genomic sequence to represent the inferred CDS: inserted 2 bases in 1 codon; deleted 4 bases in 3 codons), producing MTANTSVFFILSTSSTSVILGFPWFQLHNPHIDWRGGRVLGWSAMCHAVCLQSALPPAPGVAAPVPDPSDLSSVPPEYHDLAPVFCKHRATSLPPHRPYDCSIDLLPGASFPSSKLYSLSRPERESMEQYIRESLAAGLIRPSSSPLGAGFFFVGKKDGSLRPCIDFRGLNRITVRNKYPPPLLNSAFELLXGARYFTKLDLRNAYHLVRIREGDEWKTGFNTPLGHFEYLVMPFGLTNAPAVFQHLINDVLRDFLNHFVFVYLDDILVFSPTLEAHQVHVRSVLQRLLENQLFVKAEKCLFHSTTVSFLGFCVGPGQILADPEKVKAVVEWPRPSTRRKLQQFLGFANFYRRFIRNYSQLASPLTQLTSPAKPFHWSPPAEAAFVKLKTPPLTAPIMTQPDPSRQFIVEVDASDSGVGAVLSQRAEEEGKLHPCAFFSRRLSPAERNYDVGNRELLAVKLALEEWRHWLRGAEQPFVVWTDHKNLSYIQFAKRLNSRQARWQLFFTRFNFILTFRPGTRNAKPDALSRQHSPDEDIPSPATIVSPFRVLGAVTWELQSQIQEGLRTDPDPVHRGIPAPHPA